DNA sequence from the Shewanella piezotolerans WP3 genome:
AGATGTGCTTATATAAGCCTGGAACTGAATCCATTACATAACCGCCAGGGCTTTCAATACCATCACTGGCAGGAGTACTCGGCGCAACATAACCACTTCGATGTAAATGCGGTAAGTAGAGGTTCATGAATGCAGCCACAGAAGCTCCAACTCTCCCAAGTTCCAAGCCTGTCAACTTGGCTCTCTCGATAGCAAAATCAAACAACTGCGTTTTCTTAAATATATCCCATACCAATCGGCTCTCAGTTAGGTTGTAATGAGCTAAGGCAGGCTTATCATTGGCAAACAGGTCATTAATCTCATCCATTCTATTGCCAACATTGTCGATAGCTTTCCCTTCATCTAGCAATGTTCGCGAAACAAATTCCAGTGAATAGCGATCAAATTGGTAAAAAGCAGCTTTTAACCAATCAATGCCATCAAGCACAACTCGGCCATAAAGTGAGAGCGTCTCTGGTCGATATTTATCTTCGACTTTCCAAGATAGATTTTGGTTATTGCGTCCAATGGCCAGTGCTATGCCATGATGTTTAGCGCGGCGATATAGCAATGCTAAGTCAAATGTCACTACAGACCAGCCTATAATGATATCTGGATCGTATTCTTTAAACCAAGCGACAAGCTCATGGATCAATGCCACTTCATTGTTAACCCACTGAATATAATTAACCTCAACCTCTTGAGGCTGCCCTACCATTATCACTTTTTCAAATACGGCACCATTTTCCGTTTGGCCATATAAGCCAACAGAATAGAGTTCACCAGAAAAACTACATTCAAAATCAAGCGAGATGGCTTTAAGAGGCTGTACCAGCTCTGCTGGTCGAGCTTTTTTAGCGATAAACCTTGGCTCTATACCTTGTTTAGCATCCACATAATGACCAATAAATTCAGTATCTAAAGCGATAAAACGCTCGATGAGGAATCGATGTTCTGCCTTAATGTCACTTTCATACAGTTCTATGGCTTGGTCTTTAGCAACTCGAATCAAATTTCGTTGTTGCCTTATATCACTGCAGTAAAGTGCGCTAACGTTTTCGCGTTGGAAGTTTCTTAGCGGCAAACGCTTGCAGCGGATATTGCTAAGCTCTCGGTGCTCGCTGAGCAGCCCTTCATCAGTTGTTCGAATAAAGCAAACGTGCTCTTGCTCCGGAATTTCAACTATGACGGGGCCAGATGCGGTGGCGAGCACATATTCTAAACTTAATCCCGTTTTTTGCTGGGTGACGTGACGAGTTAGCACACGACCTTTCAATATCTGTGACGCACTAACAGTAGGATTCATGGCTAAAGACTCAATTAAATTCACGAATAATCACTTATCTCTTCTTAGGCTATGTAATCACTGTTATTATGTACAGCATTATTTACTGGACCAGTGCATTCATGTTATCCGCAGACGTTAAAACCCAGATCCGTACTATATATAAAGGCATCGCCTCGTCTCTGCCCAACTTTCGTTCTCGGCGAGAACAGAACTATATCGTCGCTGAGATCTCAAAAACACTTGCGGGGGAATACGATAAGCAGCGCCGAATAATAGTGGTAGAAGCTGGCACGGGTATTGGTAAGTCACTGGCTTATATTCTAGGAACAATCCCATTGGCATTAGCCAGTAAAAAAAAGGTCTGTATCGCAACTGCTACTGTGGCACTGCAAGAGCAGTTGCTACAC
Encoded proteins:
- a CDS encoding DNA polymerase II; protein product: MNPTVSASQILKGRVLTRHVTQQKTGLSLEYVLATASGPVIVEIPEQEHVCFIRTTDEGLLSEHRELSNIRCKRLPLRNFQRENVSALYCSDIRQQRNLIRVAKDQAIELYESDIKAEHRFLIERFIALDTEFIGHYVDAKQGIEPRFIAKKARPAELVQPLKAISLDFECSFSGELYSVGLYGQTENGAVFEKVIMVGQPQEVEVNYIQWVNNEVALIHELVAWFKEYDPDIIIGWSVVTFDLALLYRRAKHHGIALAIGRNNQNLSWKVEDKYRPETLSLYGRVVLDGIDWLKAAFYQFDRYSLEFVSRTLLDEGKAIDNVGNRMDEINDLFANDKPALAHYNLTESRLVWDIFKKTQLFDFAIERAKLTGLELGRVGASVAAFMNLYLPHLHRSGYVAPSTPASDGIESPGGYVMDSVPGLYKHILVLDFKSLYPSIIRTFLIDPKGLVESVQEDDSETVAGYLGASFSRKTPILPQLIKHLSEQREQAKANQDAPLSQAIKIIMNSLYGVLGSRGCVFHDAKLASSITMRGHEIMKQTRSWIEEEGFEVIYGDTDSTFVWLGNDYDEQQVQATGKRLASKVNQQWRQKLTDDFKLESFLELEFETHFEQFFMPTLRGSAEGSKKRYVGTKLTVKGEKELIFKGMEQVRSDWSPLARRVQYELYERLFNHQDVEGYIKSTIEKLNRGAYSEELIFVKNLRRNLEDYTAKSSPHLKAARLLFDATNDESVTKRGARIEYVMTISGAEPVSHQTSPIDFDYYINRQLGPIAEPILSIMNKSFSQVTSNQMTLI